One window from the genome of Oryza glaberrima chromosome 3, OglaRS2, whole genome shotgun sequence encodes:
- the LOC127766788 gene encoding uncharacterized protein LOC127766788 translates to MDCENGAAGEDRSKVGEFKEEILQLAALASQGEENSRAELLEKFNKCNKDTLVELIRSFDMTGSKANRKEELVTKLMEFFKVHCPDTNSAYLDKINDFKEQTLQLARLAFHEEEEKSQAELLEKLNKSNKDTIVELCRSFDIIGSKANRKEELVIIMMEFLKEHCSGTDATDPDKKTKKRRRKNEVTHLSGSKPLKKMKLDGTSLEIHGEEEDSGAKYEENITKYSECDLDDNNNECANNEKGRFPKNKASLEPSERVNDVPKNFVGAAPTEVQILSNEQALSKTPFAKVVSTVEGDRTDMKTSGKKNASITKKKMTSKTDRKEKFCGKQMYKGDGKPRKLAAIPNRDELRQAVFLILDSADFATMTFGDVVKEVDKYFGKDLFEKKPLIRSLIEEELFRLGEEAEKKELEEEAAEVKARAEQAAKEGTNAGVNSGIDTAEALQVKDGKSEDAAKNKRDNSAENGPKGGVSVEVAENINRSAAAESSQDGRCEHDRENAHNGGDFIRDDNAVQDSISGDHVEYSRDGEAERAKMNSNGEAVEAVDGGTEASKGGESADPKDDNNRNGDKSALDIDDRGAEDSHCNKNGENVACVENGKTNEAGNTENGENVVSHDAEKDGKRKDPIQNASPEQTLTDAGDDGKTEDAEHNANTEADVDSCADGTAEN, encoded by the exons ATGGACTGCGAGAACGGCGCCGCTGGCGAGGATCGATCCAAG GTTGGTGAATTCAAAGAAGAAATCCTGCAACTTGCTGCGCTTGCAAGTCAAGGAGAG GAAAATTCACGGGCAGAGCTACTGGAGAAGTTCAACAAATGTAACAAAGATACACTCGTTGAACTGATCCGTTCATTTGATATGACTGGTTCAAAAGCTAATAGGAAG GAGGAACTTGTGACAAAATTGATGGAGTTCTTCAAAGTACACTGTCCTGATACTAACAGCGCATACCTTGATAAG ATAAATGACTTCAAAGAACAAACCCTCCAACTTGCTAGGCTTGCATTTCATGAAGAAGAG GAAAAATCACAGGCAGAGCTTCTGGAGAAGCTCAACAAATCTAACAAAGATACTATAGTTGAACTTTGCCGTTCATTTGATATCATTGGCTCAAAAGCTAACAGGAAG GAGGAATTAGTAATAATTATGATGGAGTTCTTGAAGGAACACTGTTCTGGGACTGATGCCACAGACCCTGATAAG AAAACTAAGAAAAGAAGGCGTAAGAATGAAGTTACACATCTATCTGGCAGTAAACCTTTGAAG AAAATGAAACTTGATGGAACTTCACTGGAAATTCATGGTGAAGAGGAAGATAGTGGGGCTAAGTATGAGGAGAATATAACAAAATACTCGGAGTGTGACTTGGACGATAACAACAATGAATGTGCTAATAATGAGAAAGGACGATTTCCAAAGAATAAGGCCAGCCTTGAGCCTTCTGAAAGGGTAAATGATGTGCCAAAGAATTTTGTTGGAGCAGCTCCCACTGAAGTTCAAATACTTTCAAATGAACAAGCACTATCTAAGACACCGTTTGCAAAGGTGGTTAGCACCGTTGAAGGAGATAGAACTGACATGAAGACTTCTGGAAAGAAAAATGCTTCTATCACCAAGAAAAAAATGACCTCTAAGACAGATCGCAAGGAAAAATTTTGTG GTAAACAGATGTACAAAGGAGATGGGAAACCTCGGAAACTGGCAGCAATACCAAACAGGGATGAGCTGAGGCAAGCTGTCTTCTTGATCTTAGATTCTGCAGATTTTGCGACG ATGACTTTTGGAGATGTTGTGAAAGAAGTCG ACAAATACTTTGGCAAGGATCTCTTTGAGAAAAAGCCACTTATAAGATCCCTGATAGAAGAAGAGCTCTTTAGGCTAGGGGAGGAAGCTGAGAAGAAAGAACTGGAAGAAGAAGCGGCAGAAGTAAAAGCTAGAGCTGAACAAGCTGCGAAGGAAGGGACAAATGCTGGAGTTAATTCAGGTATAGACACGGCGGAAGCACTTCAAGTTAAGGATGGCAAATCTGAAGATGCTGCAAAGAACAAACGTGACAATAGTGCTGAAAATGGTCCGAAAGGTGGGGTATCTGTAGAAGTTGCTGAGAACATAAACAGAAGTGCGGCTGCTGAAAGTTCGCAGGATGGACGGTGTGAACATGACAGAGAGAATGCACACAATGGCGGTGACTTTATCAGGGATGATAATGCTGTGCAGGATTCTATCAGTGGTGATCATGTGGAATATTCCAGAGATGGTGAAGCTGAAAGGGCAAAGATGAACAGTAATGGTGAAGCCGTAGAAGCCGTAGATGGCGGAACTGAAGCATCAAAAGGTGGAGAAAGTGCTGACCCCAAAGATGATAACAACCGAAATGGCGATAAAAGTGCACTAGATATTGATGATCGTGGAGCTGAAGATTCTCACTGCAACAAAAACGGTGAAAATGTAGCTTGTGTGGAAAATGGCAAAACTAATGAAGCTGGCAACACTGAGAACGGTGAAAATGTGGTATCCCACGATGCTGAAAAGGATGGCAAAAGAAAGGATCCCATTCAAAATGCAAGCCCCGAACAGACCCTAACAGATGCTGGTGATGATGGTAAAACTGAAGATGCCGAGCACAACGCCAACACCGAAGCTGATGTTGATTCTTGTGCCGATGGTACTGCTGAGAATTAG
- the LOC127766789 gene encoding nuclear transcription factor Y subunit B-8 has protein sequence MPDSDNDSGGPSNYAGGELSSPREQDRFLPIANVSRIMKKALPANAKISKDAKETVQECVSEFISFITGEASDKCQREKRKTINGDDLLWAMTTLGFEDYVDPLKHYLHKFREIEGERAAASTTGAGTSAASTTPPQQQHTANAAGGYAGYAAPGAGPGGMMMMMGQPMYGSPPPPPQQQQQQHHHMAMGGRGGFGHHPGGGGGGGSSSSSGHGRQDRGA, from the coding sequence atgccggACTCGGACAACGACTCCGGCGGGCCGAGCAACTACGCGGGAGGGGAGCTGTCGTCGCCGCGGGAGCAGGACAGGTTCCTGCCGATCGCGAACGTGAGCAGGATCATGAAGAAGGCGCTGCCGGCGAACGCCAAGATCAGCAAGGACGCCAAGGAGACGGTCCAGGAGTGCGTCTCCGAGTTCATCTCCTTCATCACCGGCGAGGCCTCCGACAAGTGCCAGCGCGAGAAGCGCAAGACCATCAACGGCGACGACCTGCTCTGGGCCATGACCACCCTCGGCTTCGAGGACTACGTCGACCCCCTCAAGCACTACCTCCACAAGTTCCGCGAGATCGAgggcgagcgcgccgccgcctccaccaccggcgccggcaccagcgccgcctccaccacgccgccgcagcagcagcacaccgCCAATGCCGCCGGCGGCTACGCCGGGTACGCCGCCCCGGGAGCCGGCCCCGGcggcatgatgatgatgatggggcAGCCCATGTAcggctcgccgccaccgccgccacagcagcagcagcagcaacaccacCACATGGCAatgggaggaagaggcggcTTCGGTCAtcatcccggcggcggcggcggcggcgggtcgtcgtcgtcgtcggggcaCGGTCGGCAAGACAGGGGCGCTTGA